From Nitrosopumilus zosterae, the proteins below share one genomic window:
- a CDS encoding argininosuccinate synthase, producing the protein MTQKGILAFSGGLDTSVVVKYLQEEHDMDVITVTVDVGQGDDAKKIAAKAKKLGVKKHYNIDARKEFVNKYIFRSIKANALYQKKYCLATALARPLIAEKVLEIAKKEKVTSLAHGCSGKGNDQVRFDITLRSGSDLPIIAPIRDKNLDRETELKFAKKHGIEIDAVAKRFSIDQNLWGRAIEGGVLEDPYNEPPDDAFIWVKTKNLPEKASYLEIKFESGIPVAVDGKKLESQKLIEYINKKAGNAGVGIVDHIEDRVVGIKSREVYETPAATCLIEAHSDLEKMVHTKHENKFKSLIDDEWAYLVYSGLWQDPLRRDLDGFIEESQKPVSGTVKLKMYKGSLRVVGRKSDFSLYSHEIATYGTESTFDQRLAKGFVELWGMQSTEANKLQKKRSTKT; encoded by the coding sequence ATGACTCAAAAAGGTATTCTTGCATTTTCTGGAGGCTTGGATACTTCGGTAGTTGTGAAATATTTGCAGGAAGAACACGACATGGATGTCATTACAGTAACTGTAGATGTGGGTCAAGGTGATGATGCTAAAAAAATTGCAGCCAAAGCAAAAAAACTTGGTGTAAAAAAACACTACAACATAGACGCCAGAAAGGAATTTGTCAACAAGTACATTTTTCGATCAATCAAAGCAAATGCACTTTATCAAAAAAAATATTGTCTTGCAACAGCTCTTGCCAGACCGTTAATTGCTGAAAAAGTTTTAGAGATTGCAAAAAAAGAAAAAGTAACATCACTTGCACATGGATGTTCAGGCAAAGGAAATGATCAGGTACGTTTTGACATCACTTTACGTTCGGGTTCAGATCTTCCGATCATAGCTCCTATCAGAGACAAGAACTTGGACAGAGAAACTGAATTGAAATTTGCAAAGAAACATGGAATTGAAATTGATGCAGTGGCAAAAAGATTCAGTATTGATCAAAATTTGTGGGGACGCGCAATTGAAGGCGGAGTGCTAGAAGATCCATACAATGAACCACCAGATGATGCATTCATTTGGGTTAAGACAAAAAACTTGCCTGAAAAAGCATCATATTTGGAAATCAAATTTGAGAGTGGAATTCCAGTTGCAGTTGACGGAAAAAAATTAGAGTCGCAGAAACTTATTGAATACATAAACAAAAAAGCAGGCAATGCAGGGGTAGGAATTGTCGATCATATTGAAGACAGAGTTGTTGGAATTAAATCCAGAGAGGTTTATGAAACACCAGCTGCAACCTGCCTAATTGAAGCTCATTCAGATTTAGAAAAAATGGTCCATACAAAGCATGAAAACAAGTTCAAATCGCTAATTGATGACGAATGGGCATATTTGGTGTATTCAGGTCTCTGGCAGGATCCGCTAAGAAGAGATCTTGACGGATTTATCGAGGAATCACAAAAACCAGTTTCCGGAACCGTGAAACTCAAGATGTACAAAGGAAGTCTCAGAGTTGTTGGAAGAAAATCAGATTTTTCATTATACAGTCATGAGATCGCCACATATGGCACAGAATCAACATTTGATCAAAGATTAGCCAAAGGATTTGTAGAATTGTGGGGAATGCAGTCAACAGAAGCTAATAAATTACAAAAGAAAAGGTCAACAAAAACATGA
- a CDS encoding ABC transporter substrate-binding protein — protein sequence MKTRSIISAGIAGIILLTIMGIALNSSVATHENKIRIAYFPNIGHSIPIVGMEKGFFQKSVGDEIKIEPRIFDSGPQAIESLFANSVDLAYVGPGPAINGFLNSENHNVKILAGAASGGSSFIVHPLSEIKSASDFAGKKIAAPQIGNTQDVSLRNYLSENGLKPAEKGGSVIVYNIPNPDIYTLFVKGDIDGAWVAEPWATILETELGGKRLFHEEELWPNNEFASVLLIANVDYVEKNHKSVSDLLASHHETADWINQNPTETRIVFNNFLKSHLGKSLSDEVVDVALSNVVITSDPLLDSVYSFAKKSDALGYLGRNGYDLSGIFYPVDSNSILEESK from the coding sequence ATGAAAACTCGATCAATTATCTCCGCAGGTATTGCCGGAATAATTTTGCTGACAATAATGGGAATTGCTCTTAATTCTAGCGTTGCCACACATGAAAATAAAATCCGTATTGCATATTTCCCAAATATTGGGCATTCAATTCCAATAGTTGGAATGGAAAAAGGCTTTTTTCAAAAAAGTGTTGGAGATGAAATAAAAATTGAACCGCGTATTTTTGATAGCGGTCCGCAAGCAATTGAATCCTTGTTTGCAAATTCTGTTGATCTTGCATATGTGGGACCTGGTCCTGCAATTAACGGATTTCTGAATTCTGAAAATCACAATGTAAAGATTCTTGCAGGAGCTGCAAGTGGAGGTTCAAGCTTTATAGTTCATCCTTTGTCTGAAATAAAGTCTGCATCTGACTTTGCAGGAAAAAAGATTGCTGCACCTCAAATTGGAAATACTCAGGATGTATCTCTTCGGAATTATCTCTCAGAAAATGGATTGAAACCTGCTGAAAAAGGCGGTTCTGTAATAGTTTACAACATTCCAAATCCTGACATTTACACATTATTTGTAAAGGGCGATATTGATGGCGCTTGGGTTGCAGAACCTTGGGCAACAATTTTGGAAACTGAACTTGGAGGAAAAAGATTGTTCCATGAGGAAGAATTGTGGCCAAATAATGAATTTGCATCTGTTCTTTTAATTGCAAATGTGGATTATGTTGAAAAAAATCACAAATCAGTTTCTGATCTGTTAGCTTCGCATCATGAAACTGCCGACTGGATAAATCAAAATCCAACTGAAACAAGAATTGTTTTTAATAATTTCCTGAAATCACATTTAGGAAAATCACTGTCTGATGAAGTTGTTGATGTAGCATTATCAAATGTTGTTATTACGTCAGATCCCCTGCTTGATTCTGTTTACTCTTTTGCAAAAAAATCAGACGCATTAGGATATTTGGGACGAAATGGATATGACTTATCTGGAATCTTTTACCCTGTTGATTCAAATTCTATCTTGGAGGAAAGCAAGTGA
- a CDS encoding ABC transporter permease — protein MAKNFTPHRIAFYIGIVAVWQIVAMTGVWPDNVFPSPYEVAEDLAYSASDGSLFYGIATSMWRLILGLAIAIAGGVVLGIFMARVEVINKTVGSLVLGLQSIPSIAWVPLAILWFGLTDGGIIFVTAIGAIFAVTINTYTGVKNIDPHFIEAARNMGAKGSQLITAVLIPAAFPYMITGFKQGWAFAWRGVIGAEILFSFLGLGFLLNAGRSLTDVSQVIAIMIIIMGIGLVIDGVVFTRLENKVMSRWGLR, from the coding sequence ATGGCGAAAAACTTTACTCCTCACAGAATTGCTTTTTACATTGGAATAGTTGCAGTCTGGCAAATAGTTGCAATGACTGGAGTGTGGCCAGATAATGTTTTCCCATCTCCGTATGAGGTAGCTGAAGATTTGGCATATAGTGCATCTGACGGTAGTCTGTTTTATGGAATTGCAACAAGTATGTGGAGATTAATCCTTGGATTGGCAATTGCAATTGCTGGTGGTGTTGTACTGGGAATTTTTATGGCCAGAGTTGAAGTGATCAACAAAACAGTCGGCTCACTAGTTTTAGGATTGCAATCAATCCCTTCGATTGCTTGGGTTCCACTTGCAATACTCTGGTTTGGATTGACTGATGGAGGAATTATTTTCGTTACTGCGATTGGAGCTATTTTTGCAGTTACAATAAACACCTACACTGGAGTCAAAAACATAGATCCTCACTTTATTGAGGCTGCAAGAAATATGGGTGCAAAGGGCAGTCAGCTAATCACTGCTGTATTGATTCCGGCCGCATTTCCATATATGATTACTGGCTTCAAGCAAGGTTGGGCGTTTGCCTGGAGAGGTGTGATTGGTGCTGAAATCCTATTTTCATTTCTGGGTCTTGGATTTTTACTAAATGCCGGACGTTCTCTTACTGATGTCTCACAAGTAATTGCCATAATGATAATAATTATGGGAATCGGACTGGTAATTGACGGAGTCGTATTTACCCGATTAGAAAATAAGGTGATGTCTCGTTGGGGATTGAGATGA
- a CDS encoding dihydropteroate synthase, translated as MTVPRVSSALKAVELKQIPPPLIIGERINTQGSRKAKQLVLTDDLDGLVDLGRMQVEDGAHCLDVCVATTERSDERSFMLNLVKRLSLEIDAPLVIDSTDPDVIEAAVTQIPGRPIINSINLEGDGSRFEKLAPLMAKYGLPAIALCIGPKGMAKTPQEKLETAELLYETGKKYGLKIEQFIFDVLTFTLATGEDEFLDAGKNTLEGIRLVKERFPNSFTTLGLSNISFGLTPYARKILNSVFLYHAVKVGLDTAIVNAKEIIPYGELDEKEKKLAEDLIFNAHPNALSDLISYFEKAGTQETSTSKKVDVDPSWAPGKRANFRIVNRLKDGIQNDVVCAIADKLGKNEIIKDNDGILSLDAPQEITHNGAIRTLNEDLLPAMKEVGDKFGAGELILPFVLKSAECMKAAVGELEKYLVKEEGTSKGKLVLGTVYGDVHDIGKNLVKTIFQNNGYTVYDLGKQVPLQKFLEKIDEVNPDAIGLSALLVSTSKQMKFFVEHARKNKMNIPILCGGAAINSNYINRIAKEDGIYDPGVFYCNTMFEGLKTMDILISDEKPKLLSEWKQNLENWKDKSTASIDPSTLPKSQIKPVEPPTPKVIGEPIRLKLDQIKMDEVWSMIDKRSLFKLSWGLRGKAGSESESDHEQLLTEWKIRIIREKLFEPEIVYGYFRCHNKDGKLLVENPSGENVEFDFPRSTKPEHLCLTDYFGADDVVAFQSVTVGNKVAEIIEQWNNEDKYTDAYYLHGLAVEVAEALAEWVNQKIKSELNLEKGGLRYSWGFPSCPDVLQHHLVWKLLDPEKSGMTLTESGQIIPEQSTAAIVVHHPNAQYFVL; from the coding sequence TTGACAGTTCCTAGAGTGAGTTCTGCATTAAAGGCAGTTGAACTCAAGCAGATTCCTCCACCCCTAATTATCGGGGAGAGAATAAACACTCAAGGATCTCGTAAAGCAAAGCAGCTAGTTCTTACAGATGACCTTGATGGGTTGGTAGATCTGGGAAGAATGCAAGTTGAAGATGGCGCTCACTGTCTTGATGTCTGTGTGGCAACTACTGAGCGCTCCGACGAACGCTCCTTCATGCTAAATCTTGTAAAGCGACTGAGCTTAGAAATTGATGCTCCTCTTGTCATTGATTCTACAGATCCTGATGTAATTGAAGCTGCTGTAACACAAATTCCTGGAAGGCCCATAATCAACTCAATTAATCTTGAAGGTGATGGAAGCAGATTTGAAAAATTAGCTCCACTGATGGCAAAATACGGATTACCTGCAATTGCATTGTGTATAGGCCCAAAAGGAATGGCAAAAACACCTCAAGAAAAACTTGAAACTGCTGAGCTTCTCTATGAGACAGGAAAAAAATACGGACTAAAAATTGAACAGTTTATTTTTGATGTTCTTACTTTTACTTTGGCAACAGGGGAAGATGAATTTCTTGATGCAGGAAAAAACACTCTGGAAGGAATTCGCCTTGTTAAAGAAAGATTTCCAAACTCCTTTACTACATTGGGTCTTAGTAATATCAGCTTTGGATTAACCCCTTATGCAAGAAAAATTCTAAACTCTGTATTTTTGTATCATGCAGTTAAAGTTGGACTGGACACCGCAATTGTCAATGCAAAGGAAATCATTCCTTATGGCGAACTTGATGAGAAGGAAAAAAAACTAGCAGAAGATTTGATTTTTAACGCTCATCCCAACGCACTTTCTGATTTAATCTCTTATTTTGAAAAAGCTGGAACGCAAGAAACCAGCACTTCTAAAAAAGTGGACGTTGATCCATCTTGGGCACCTGGAAAACGAGCAAATTTCAGAATTGTCAATCGTCTCAAAGATGGCATTCAAAATGATGTGGTATGTGCAATTGCCGACAAACTAGGAAAAAACGAAATCATCAAAGACAATGATGGGATTCTGTCTTTAGATGCACCTCAAGAAATTACTCACAATGGTGCAATTAGAACCCTAAACGAGGATCTACTTCCTGCAATGAAGGAGGTTGGTGACAAATTTGGCGCAGGCGAACTCATTTTGCCATTTGTTCTCAAATCTGCTGAATGCATGAAAGCTGCAGTTGGAGAACTAGAAAAATATTTGGTAAAAGAAGAGGGAACAAGTAAAGGCAAACTTGTCCTGGGTACAGTTTATGGTGACGTGCATGATATTGGGAAAAATCTTGTAAAGACAATCTTTCAAAATAATGGCTATACGGTGTATGACTTGGGGAAGCAAGTGCCATTGCAAAAGTTTCTAGAAAAAATTGACGAAGTAAATCCTGATGCTATAGGTCTGTCTGCACTGCTTGTTTCGACATCAAAACAAATGAAGTTTTTTGTAGAACACGCAAGAAAAAACAAAATGAACATACCTATTCTTTGTGGTGGCGCGGCAATTAACAGCAACTACATCAATCGCATTGCAAAGGAAGACGGAATATATGATCCTGGAGTGTTTTACTGCAATACCATGTTTGAAGGTCTCAAAACAATGGACATTCTAATTTCAGATGAAAAACCAAAACTATTGTCAGAATGGAAACAAAATTTAGAAAATTGGAAAGATAAATCAACCGCATCAATCGATCCATCCACACTTCCCAAAAGTCAAATCAAGCCAGTTGAACCGCCAACACCTAAAGTTATTGGAGAACCCATTCGCCTAAAGTTAGACCAAATCAAAATGGATGAAGTTTGGTCAATGATTGATAAGAGATCTCTCTTCAAACTATCTTGGGGATTAAGGGGAAAAGCTGGCTCTGAATCAGAATCTGACCATGAACAATTACTTACAGAATGGAAAATTAGAATAATTCGAGAAAAACTCTTTGAGCCCGAGATTGTTTATGGGTATTTTAGATGCCATAACAAAGATGGTAAATTATTAGTTGAAAATCCCTCCGGTGAAAACGTGGAATTTGACTTTCCTCGCTCAACCAAACCTGAACATCTTTGTTTGACTGATTATTTTGGTGCCGATGATGTTGTGGCATTCCAATCTGTAACCGTGGGAAACAAAGTTGCGGAAATTATTGAACAATGGAATAATGAGGACAAGTATACTGATGCGTACTATCTACATGGATTAGCTGTTGAAGTTGCAGAGGCTTTGGCAGAATGGGTGAATCAGAAAATAAAATCCGAGCTGAATCTAGAAAAAGGCGGGTTACGATACAGTTGGGGTTTTCCTAGTTGTCCTGATGTCTTGCAACATCATCTAGTATGGAAACTTTTAGACCCTGAAAAATCTGGAATGACTCTGACTGAGTCTGGTCAAATTATTCCTGAACAATCAACTGCTGCAATTGTGGTTCATCATCCAAACGCGCAGTATTTTGTACTTTGA
- a CDS encoding ABC transporter ATP-binding protein: MAKLEAKNIVKYFSHDSHKLKALGGVNLKVEAGDFVCLVGPSGCGKSTFLRIVAGLETPDDGQILFDGHPVAETGPERIMVFQEGALFPWLKVQDNVEFGLKMAGIPKEERAKISHRYLDMMQLTKFADSYTYQLSTGMKQRVAIARALVMDPDILLMDEPFAALDAQTRDLLLVEMQLIWEKTKKTILFVTHNVSEAAVLGTKVAIFSNRPSIIKKEVDNNFPHPRVTEDESLLKFQQDILAELRPEVKKSKG, translated from the coding sequence ATGGCTAAACTCGAGGCAAAAAATATTGTAAAATATTTCAGCCATGATTCACACAAACTGAAGGCACTTGGTGGAGTTAACCTCAAAGTTGAGGCAGGTGACTTTGTATGTTTAGTGGGACCATCCGGATGTGGTAAATCGACATTTTTACGCATAGTTGCTGGCCTGGAAACTCCTGACGATGGCCAAATTCTGTTTGATGGACACCCTGTTGCAGAAACAGGACCTGAAAGAATTATGGTCTTTCAGGAAGGAGCTCTGTTCCCATGGCTCAAGGTTCAAGATAATGTGGAATTTGGATTAAAGATGGCAGGTATTCCAAAAGAAGAACGTGCAAAGATATCTCATAGATATCTTGACATGATGCAACTCACCAAATTTGCAGATTCTTATACGTATCAACTTTCAACTGGAATGAAACAACGTGTAGCTATAGCTAGAGCACTTGTAATGGATCCTGACATTCTACTTATGGATGAACCATTTGCAGCACTTGATGCACAAACTCGTGATCTGTTGTTAGTTGAGATGCAGTTAATTTGGGAAAAGACAAAAAAGACAATTCTTTTTGTAACTCATAATGTTTCAGAAGCTGCAGTTCTTGGAACTAAGGTTGCAATTTTTAGTAACCGTCCATCAATTATCAAAAAAGAAGTTGATAATAATTTTCCACATCCAAGAGTAACTGAGGATGAGTCACTACTTAAATTTCAACAAGATATTTTGGCAGAATTAAGACCTGAGGTAAAGAAAAGTAAAGGGTGA
- a CDS encoding homocysteine S-methyltransferase family protein, producing the protein MQEKEPFLTALQKRILLFDGAMGTEIQKYDPKPEDFPNNQDGFNDGLVITHPEWIKQIHRNYLDAGSDCIETNSFGSNKIKLDEYGFGDQTVEFNKKIAKLACEVCEEYSDKPRYVIGSMGPSGYLPSSNDPDLGQKPLDEIREAFALQSEGLILGGVDALLIETSQDILEVKLVIEACHSAIKKTGKKVPIIANTTLDQYGKMLLGTDIQAAYTTVSDMGIDVFGLNCSTGPIEMSPSVRWLDEQKDHNILVVPNAGMPENEGGQAIYKMSPEKMGEALGDFLNQYHKVRIIGGCCGTNPEHIRALRKVIDEKANSVEG; encoded by the coding sequence TTGCAAGAAAAAGAACCCTTTCTGACCGCATTGCAAAAAAGAATATTGCTTTTTGATGGCGCAATGGGAACTGAGATTCAAAAATATGATCCAAAACCAGAAGACTTTCCAAATAATCAAGATGGATTCAATGATGGTTTAGTAATTACACATCCTGAATGGATTAAGCAGATTCATCGAAATTATCTGGATGCAGGTTCTGATTGCATTGAAACAAACTCTTTTGGTTCAAATAAAATAAAATTAGACGAATACGGATTTGGTGATCAAACAGTTGAATTCAACAAAAAAATTGCAAAACTCGCATGTGAAGTTTGCGAAGAATATTCAGACAAACCACGATATGTAATTGGCTCTATGGGGCCATCAGGTTATCTTCCAAGTTCCAATGATCCTGATTTAGGTCAGAAACCCCTTGATGAAATCAGGGAAGCGTTTGCGTTACAATCTGAAGGATTGATTCTTGGCGGTGTTGATGCGCTACTCATTGAAACTAGTCAGGATATTCTTGAAGTGAAATTAGTTATTGAAGCATGTCACAGTGCCATTAAAAAGACTGGCAAGAAAGTTCCGATAATAGCTAATACTACTTTGGATCAATATGGCAAAATGCTACTTGGAACAGACATCCAAGCTGCATACACTACTGTCTCTGACATGGGAATTGACGTATTTGGATTGAATTGCTCCACTGGTCCAATCGAGATGAGTCCTAGTGTCAGGTGGCTTGATGAACAAAAAGATCATAACATCTTGGTAGTTCCAAATGCAGGTATGCCTGAAAATGAAGGCGGACAGGCAATTTACAAAATGTCTCCTGAAAAAATGGGTGAAGCATTAGGCGATTTTCTTAATCAATATCACAAAGTACGAATCATTGGTGGGTGTTGTGGCACAAATCCAGAACACATTAGAGCACTAAGAAAAGTAATTGACGAAAAAGCCAACTCTGTCGAGGGTTAA
- a CDS encoding MFS transporter yields the protein MQKLQVNNLVRSATFFQHAGISIIFVFMPIIAKGVTESIFEIGLLVASFSFAQILSEIYFGRHSDKKGTRLKFIRIGFIGCAITFGLHYFAADLTMFFIVRIAAGVASGIMIPAMIAYTYEANIDKKRAATVISFHALGWLAGIAAAGIANDLKLIFLISAASFVIGLLFTIKLPNPQQEKELKPGTTKNVIAKNKFLFSSLLLRHIGAAAVWTILPIMLMERLGAELYQVSIVYVANTLTAFILMNVMASKIHLSNVTKFKIGIGFTTFVFIGLVLVTDWWMVMPFMSLVGATWAFLFIGGNFHLMENNPRSTSTGIFSSTLSIATVVGPVVAGSIAFVFDYAAVMYFAIAIIVCAFVVSLKIKK from the coding sequence ATGCAAAAACTTCAAGTAAACAACCTAGTTAGAAGTGCAACATTTTTTCAGCATGCTGGAATCTCAATTATCTTTGTCTTCATGCCCATTATTGCAAAAGGTGTAACAGAGTCTATTTTTGAAATTGGACTTTTAGTGGCATCATTTAGTTTTGCTCAGATTTTATCTGAGATTTATTTTGGAAGACATTCAGACAAAAAAGGAACTAGGCTCAAATTCATCAGAATCGGCTTCATAGGATGTGCAATTACCTTTGGATTGCATTATTTTGCGGCTGATCTCACCATGTTTTTCATTGTCAGAATTGCTGCAGGAGTAGCAAGTGGAATCATGATTCCTGCAATGATTGCGTATACTTACGAAGCAAATATTGACAAAAAACGAGCAGCTACGGTAATCTCGTTTCATGCATTAGGATGGCTAGCTGGAATTGCAGCTGCCGGGATTGCAAATGATCTAAAATTAATTTTCTTAATCAGTGCAGCATCGTTTGTCATTGGATTGTTATTTACAATCAAGCTTCCAAATCCACAACAAGAAAAAGAGCTAAAACCAGGAACTACAAAAAATGTCATTGCAAAAAACAAATTTCTATTCTCATCATTACTGTTAAGACACATTGGTGCAGCTGCTGTATGGACTATACTTCCAATTATGCTAATGGAAAGATTAGGTGCAGAGCTTTATCAGGTATCAATCGTATATGTTGCAAACACGCTGACTGCATTTATCTTGATGAATGTAATGGCAAGTAAGATACACCTATCCAATGTAACTAAATTCAAAATCGGCATAGGATTTACAACATTTGTGTTTATTGGACTGGTGTTAGTTACTGATTGGTGGATGGTAATGCCATTCATGTCACTTGTTGGAGCAACGTGGGCGTTTTTGTTTATTGGCGGAAATTTCCATTTGATGGAAAATAATCCACGTTCGACATCAACTGGAATATTTAGTTCAACATTATCAATTGCAACAGTAGTAGGTCCAGTGGTTGCAGGAAGCATCGCATTTGTTTTTGACTATGCTGCAGTCATGTATTTTGCAATTGCCATAATTGTTTGTGCGTTTGTAGTGTCACTGAAGATTAAAAAATAA
- a CDS encoding NUDIX hydrolase, whose product MNLDELKSVLSKPVNLKIDYDERYSLASVLVVIHGKEPQIVMTEKPKHMKFHAGEISFPGGKLEDADSDLLDTALRETSEEIGLHLSREQVIGQLEPVVTLNSGFLILPFISVINEIPPLLANPEVEKIFHIPLKSFLKTMSKDPDPSHNIIQEMYTFEYQNQIVWGASARILKQIRNLVGF is encoded by the coding sequence ATGAATTTAGATGAATTAAAATCCGTACTCTCCAAACCTGTAAATTTGAAAATCGATTATGATGAACGTTATAGTTTGGCATCCGTACTTGTAGTGATTCATGGAAAAGAACCGCAAATTGTGATGACTGAAAAACCCAAACATATGAAATTTCATGCTGGGGAGATTTCATTTCCGGGTGGAAAACTGGAAGATGCTGATTCTGATCTTCTGGATACTGCATTACGTGAAACTAGTGAGGAGATTGGATTGCATCTTTCTCGTGAACAGGTAATTGGTCAACTTGAACCGGTTGTTACATTGAATTCTGGATTTTTAATTTTGCCATTTATCTCAGTAATTAATGAGATTCCTCCTCTTTTAGCAAATCCTGAGGTTGAAAAAATTTTTCACATTCCCTTGAAATCCTTTTTGAAAACTATGTCTAAAGATCCAGATCCTTCCCATAACATCATACAAGAAATGTATACGTTTGAATATCAAAATCAAATTGTCTGGGGTGCATCTGCTAGAATCCTTAAACAGATTAGAAATCTTGTCGGATTCTGA
- the lysW/argW gene encoding alpha-aminoadipate/glutamate carrier protein LysW, which translates to MNCPECDATLNIPDDASVGEIVSCPDCGADFEISKKDGSNVELKQAESVGEDWGE; encoded by the coding sequence ATGAACTGCCCAGAATGTGATGCAACACTAAACATCCCGGACGATGCCTCAGTAGGAGAAATTGTCTCCTGTCCTGATTGTGGCGCTGACTTTGAAATATCTAAAAAAGACGGATCAAATGTTGAGCTTAAACAAGCAGAAAGCGTAGGCGAAGACTGGGGAGAGTAA
- the lysX gene encoding lysine biosynthesis protein LysX, with protein sequence MSKVCIVFDRLRAEEKMLQKEASDLGHDAVMLDAKITQINTDSKKDDYDFGDVVLERCVSYFRGLHFTASLEFLDVPVLNKFEVANICGNKMFMTLLLKKNNVPTPRTYFSFSSQSAAENLEKVGFPLVIKPVIGSWGRGVMPLKDKDTMEAVFEIRDITDSPHDRIYYLQELIKRPPRDIRVITVGDQPIAAMYRKSSGGFKTNIALGADPELCEISKEMEDMAVKASKAMGGGILGIDMMEDDQKGLIVHEVNNTVEFKGLARVSKRNIPKEIVEFALNYVRK encoded by the coding sequence ATGTCAAAAGTCTGTATCGTGTTTGACCGCCTAAGAGCGGAAGAGAAGATGCTCCAAAAAGAAGCATCAGATCTAGGACATGATGCAGTAATGCTTGATGCAAAAATCACCCAAATAAACACAGATAGTAAAAAAGACGATTATGATTTTGGCGACGTTGTTTTAGAACGATGCGTCAGCTATTTCAGAGGCCTGCATTTTACAGCAAGTTTAGAATTTTTAGATGTTCCAGTTTTAAACAAATTCGAAGTTGCAAACATTTGTGGAAATAAAATGTTCATGACATTGCTACTAAAGAAAAACAATGTTCCAACACCAAGAACATATTTTTCATTTTCCAGTCAAAGCGCAGCTGAGAATCTAGAAAAAGTTGGGTTTCCCCTGGTGATTAAACCTGTAATTGGAAGCTGGGGAAGAGGAGTAATGCCATTAAAGGACAAGGACACCATGGAGGCAGTTTTTGAAATTAGAGACATTACGGATAGTCCACATGATAGAATTTACTATTTGCAAGAGTTAATCAAAAGACCACCAAGAGATATCAGAGTAATCACAGTAGGGGATCAGCCCATTGCGGCCATGTACAGAAAATCTTCAGGAGGTTTTAAAACAAACATTGCACTTGGTGCAGATCCTGAACTTTGTGAGATCTCAAAAGAGATGGAAGATATGGCCGTAAAAGCATCCAAAGCCATGGGCGGAGGAATTTTGGGAATTGATATGATGGAAGACGATCAAAAGGGACTCATAGTCCACGAAGTGAACAACACAGTAGAATTCAAAGGATTGGCAAGAGTTTCTAAACGAAACATACCAAAAGAAATAGTAGAATTTGCCCTAAACTACGTTAGGAAATAA
- a CDS encoding 5,10-methenyltetrahydrofolate synthetase: MTIRYEANPPKILPDVDTNESISKFIEKIKIISKKCDAIHLTENVLGYQRVSPIEVGKIIRKQIPDLPITVSLRVRDKSEDEILEFVESCIDVGFSGILVLMGDPSQSGKQDSGQIPSRIVKKLREMKLDSKIDLYLSISNKPDFSKIGKKLESKPKGFMTQVVQNIEQVKNLADNLKEFLVIPIILFPSEKNEKSAKFLNLDLTSYSHGFEEFVKRVHDVTGDILITSPSDFNGLNEFLEKFSNHSKD; encoded by the coding sequence ATGACAATCAGATACGAAGCAAATCCGCCAAAAATATTACCTGATGTCGATACAAATGAATCAATTTCAAAATTCATAGAAAAAATAAAAATTATTTCAAAAAAATGCGATGCAATTCATCTTACGGAAAACGTTTTGGGGTATCAACGTGTTTCACCAATTGAGGTTGGCAAAATAATTAGAAAGCAAATTCCAGATTTACCAATTACAGTAAGTCTTAGGGTCAGAGACAAGAGTGAAGATGAAATTTTAGAGTTTGTAGAAAGTTGCATTGATGTAGGTTTTTCAGGAATTCTTGTCCTAATGGGGGATCCATCGCAATCAGGAAAACAAGATTCGGGTCAAATTCCAAGCAGAATTGTAAAAAAATTGAGAGAGATGAAACTGGATTCAAAAATTGATTTGTATCTTTCAATTTCAAACAAGCCTGATTTTTCCAAAATTGGAAAGAAATTAGAATCAAAACCCAAAGGTTTCATGACTCAGGTTGTACAAAACATAGAACAAGTCAAAAACCTAGCAGACAACCTAAAGGAGTTTTTAGTAATTCCAATCATATTATTTCCTTCAGAAAAAAACGAAAAATCTGCAAAATTTTTGAATTTGGATTTAACATCATATAGTCACGGATTTGAAGAATTTGTAAAAAGAGTTCATGATGTTACGGGAGACATATTGATTACATCACCTAGTGATTTCAATGGATTGAATGAGTTTTTAGAAAAATTTTCTAATCATTCTAAAGATTAA